The proteins below come from a single Anaerolineae bacterium genomic window:
- the rpsE gene encoding 30S ribosomal protein S5, producing MPSTRKDGRRGQEEEREELDERVVHIARTAKVVQGGRRFSFRAIVVVGDRKGSVGVGVGKAREVPDAIRKATEHAKRSMRKIPLVGTTIPHEVVADYGAAKVLLKPASPGTGVIAGGGVRAVLEAAGVRDVLTKSLGSSNILNVVRATMAGLEMLKDPEQEAQNRGKPLEDVLPFWKRERR from the coding sequence ATGCCATCCACAAGAAAAGACGGCAGACGAGGGCAAGAGGAAGAGCGCGAGGAACTGGACGAGCGCGTGGTGCACATCGCCCGGACTGCCAAGGTCGTGCAGGGCGGTCGGCGATTCAGCTTTCGCGCCATTGTAGTGGTCGGAGACCGCAAGGGAAGCGTTGGGGTAGGCGTGGGGAAGGCCCGTGAGGTGCCCGATGCGATCCGTAAGGCGACCGAACACGCCAAACGCTCTATGCGCAAAATCCCTCTCGTCGGGACCACGATTCCTCATGAGGTGGTGGCCGATTATGGTGCGGCGAAAGTCCTGTTGAAGCCGGCTTCGCCGGGTACGGGCGTGATCGCGGGCGGTGGCGTGCGCGCCGTGCTGGAGGCAGCAGGGGTTCGGGATGTCCTGACCAAATCGCTGGGTAGCTCCAACATCCTGAACGTGGTGCGAGCCACTATGGCTGGACTGGAGATGCTGAAAGATCCGGAGCAGGAAGCACAAAACCGCGGCAAACCCCTAGAGGATGTGCTGCCGTTCTGGAAGCGGGAGCGTCGGTGA
- the rplR gene encoding 50S ribosomal protein L18 gives MAKLTPREARLRRHRRVRRRVFGTAERPRLNVFRSLCHIYAQVIDDERGVTLVSASTLDPELRGQLKGLTKTEQARKVGELVAKRALAAGITRVVFDRGGYLYHGRVKALAEGSREAGLVF, from the coding sequence ATGGCCAAATTAACGCCGAGAGAGGCGCGATTGCGCCGACATCGTCGAGTACGTCGTCGGGTTTTTGGGACGGCGGAACGCCCGCGGCTAAACGTGTTTCGCAGCCTGTGCCATATTTACGCGCAAGTGATTGATGATGAACGAGGCGTGACCCTAGTATCCGCCTCCACGTTGGATCCAGAGCTGCGCGGACAACTAAAAGGCCTGACGAAAACCGAGCAGGCCAGGAAGGTCGGCGAGTTGGTGGCCAAACGGGCCTTGGCAGCAGGCATCACCCGGGTCGTGTTCGACCGCGGTGGTTATCTTTACCACGGCCGCGTCAAGGCGTTGGCCGAAGGTTCTCGAGAAGCAGGCCTGGTGTTTTAA